From the genome of Callithrix jacchus isolate 240 chromosome 7, calJac240_pri, whole genome shotgun sequence, one region includes:
- the STRIP1 gene encoding striatin-interacting protein 1 isoform X1 produces MEPAAGSPGPLIVNNKQPQPPPPPPPATAQPPPGGPRAGAGLLPGGKAREFNRNQRKDSEQGYSESPDLEFEYADTDKWAAELSELYSYTEGPEFLMNRKCFEEDFRIHVTDRKWTELDTNQHRTHAMRLLDGLEVTAREKRLKVARAILYVAQGTFGECSSEAEVQSWMRYNIFLLLEVGTFNALVELLNMEIDNSAACSSAVRKPAISLADSTDLRVLLNIMYLIVETVHQECEGDKAEWRTMRQTFRAELGSPLYNNEPFAIMLFGMVTKFCSGHAPHFPMKKVLLLLWKTVLCTLGGFEELQSMKAEKRSILGLPPLPEDSIKVIRNMRAASPPASASDLIEQQQKRGRREHKALIKQDNLDAFNERDPYKADDSREEEEENDDDNSLEGETFPLERDEVMPPPLQHPQTDRLTCPKGLPWAPKVREKDIEVFLESSRSKFIGYTLGSDTNTVVGLPRPIHESIKTLKQHKYTSIAEVQAQMEEEYLRSPLSGGEEEVEQVPAETLYQGLLPSLPQYMIALLKILLAAAPTSKAKTDSINILADVLPEEMPTTVLQSMKLGVDVNRHKEVIVKAISAVLLLLLKHFKLNHVYQFEYMAQHLVFANCIPLILKFFNQNIMSYITAKNSISVLDYPHCVVHELPELTAESLEAGDSNQFCWRNLFSCINLLRILNKLTKWKHSRTMMLVVFKSAPILKRALKVKQAMMQLYVLKLLKVQTKYLGRQWRKSNMKTMSAIYQKVRHRLNDDWAYGNDLDARPWDFQAEECALRANIERFNARRYDRAHSNPDFLPVDNCLQSVLGQRVDLPEDFQMNYDLWLEREVFSKPISWEELLQ; encoded by the exons ATGGAGCCGGCAGCCGGCAGTCCGGGCCCACTGATCGTGAACAACAAGCAGCCCCAGCCTCCGCCACCTCCGCCGCCGGCAACCGCACAGCCTCCACCTGGGGGACCGCGGGCCGGCGCGGGCCTCCTGCCCGGGGGCAAAGCCCGCGAGTTCAACCGCAACCAGCGCAAAGACTCGGAG CAGGGCTATTCAGAGTCGCCAGACCTGGAGTTTGAGTATGCTGACACGGACAAGTGGGCTGCAGAGCTTTCGG AGCTTTACAGCTACACGGAAGGGCCAGAATTCCTGATGAATCGAAAATGCTTTGAGGAGGACTTCCGGATCCATG TGACAGACAGGAAGTGGACTGAGCTGGACACCAACCAGCACCGGACCCATGCCATGAGGCTCCTGGATGGCTTGGAAGTCACTGCCAGGGAGAAGAGACTCAAGGTGGCTCGAGCAATTCTCTACGTTGCTCAAG GCACGTTTGGGGAGTGCAGCTCCGAGGCAGAGGTGCAGTCCTGGATGCGCTACAACATCTTTCTTCTCCTGGAGGTGGGCACGTTCAATGCTTTGGTGGAGCTTCTGAACATGGAAATAGA CAACAGTGCCGCCTGCAGCAGTGCTGTGAGGAAGCCCGCCATCTCCCTGGCTGACAGCACAGACCTGAG GGTCCTGCTCAACATCATGTACCTGATAGTGGAGACTGTTCACCAGGAGTGTGAGGGTGACAAGGCTGAGTGGAGGACCATGCGACAGACCTTCAGAGCCGAGCTGG GCTCCCCGCTGTACAACAATGAGCCATTTGCCATCATGCTGTTTGGGATGGTGACCAAATTTTGCAGCGGTCACGCCCCTCACTTCCCCATGAAGAAAGTTCTCTTGCTGCTCTGGAAGACTGTATTG TGCACGCTGGGTGGCTTTGAGGAGCTGCAGAGCATGAAGGCTGAGAAGCGCAGCATTCTGGGTCTCCCCCCACTTCCTGAGGACAGCATCAAAGTGATTCGCAACATGAGGGCCGCCTCTCCACCAGCATCTGCTTCAGACTTGATTGAGCAGCAGCAGAAACGAGGCCGCCGAGAGCACAAG GCTCTGATAAAGCAGGACAACCTAGATGCCTTCAACGAGCGGGATCCCTACAAGGCTGATGATTCtcgagaagaggaagaggagaatgatgATGACAACAGTCTGGAGGGGGAGACGTTCCCCCTGGAACGGGATGAAGTGATGCCTCCCCCACTACAGCACCCGCAGACTGACAGGCTGACCTGCCCCAAAGGGCTACCGTGGGCTCCCAAGGTCAG AGAGAAAGACATTGAGGTGTTCCTCGAGTCCAGCCGCAGCAAATTTATAGGTTACACTCTCGGCAG TGACACGAACACAGTGGTGGGGCTGCCCAGGCCAATCCACGAAAGCATCAAGACTCTGAAACAG CACAAGTACACATCAATTGCAGAGGTCCAGGCGCAGATGGAGGAGGAGTACCTCCGCTCCCCTCTCTCAGGG ggagaagaagaagTTGAGCAAGTCCCTGCAGAAACCCTCTACCAAGGCTTGCTCCCCAGCTTGCCTCAGTATATG ATTGCCCTGCTGAAGATCCTGTTGGCTGCAGCACCCACctcaaaagccaaaacagactcAATCAACATCCTAGCAGATGTCCTGCCTGAGGAGATGCC CACCACAGTGTTGCAGAGCATGAAGCTGGGGGTGGACGTGAACCGCCACAAAGAGGTCATTGTTAAGGCCATTTCTGCcgtcctgctgctgctgctcaaaCACTTCAAGTTGAACCATGTCTACCAG TTTGAATACATGGCCCAGCACCTGGTGTTTGCCAACTGCATTCCTTTGATCCTAAAGTTCTTCAATCAAAACATCATGTCCTACATCACCGCCAAGAACAG CATTTCTGTCCTGGATTACCCTCACTGCGTGGTGCATGAGCTCCCAGAGCTGACTGCAGAGAGTCTG GAAGCAGGCGACAGTAACCAGTTTTGCTGGAGGAACCTCTTTTCCTGTATCAATCTGCTTCGGATCTTGAACAAACTGACAAAGTGGAAGCATTCAAGGACAATG ATGCTGGTGGTGTTCAAGtcagcccccatcctgaagcgGGCCCTCAAGGTGAAACAAGCCATGATGCAGCTCTATGTGCTGAAGTTGCTCAAGGTGCAGACCAAATACTTGGGGCGGCAGTGGCGAAAGAGCAACATGAAGACCATGTCTGCCATCTACCAGAAGGTGCGGCATCGGCTGAACGACGACTGGGCATACGGCAATG ATCTTGATGCCCGGCCTTGGGACTTCCAGGCAGAGGAGTGTGCCCTCCGTGCCAACATTGAACGCTTCAATGCCCGGCGCTATGACCGGGCCCACAGCAACCCTGACTTCCTGCCAGTGGACAACTGCCTGCAGAGTGTCCTGGGCCAACGGGTGGACCTCCCTGAGGACTTTCAGATGAACTATGACTTGTGGTTAGAAAGGGAGGTCTTCTCCAAGCCCATTTCCTGGGAAGAGCTGCTGCAGTGA
- the STRIP1 gene encoding striatin-interacting protein 1 isoform X2 has protein sequence MEPAAGSPGPLIVNNKQPQPPPPPPPATAQPPPGGPRAGAGLLPGGKAREFNRNQRKDSEGYSESPDLEFEYADTDKWAAELSELYSYTEGPEFLMNRKCFEEDFRIHVTDRKWTELDTNQHRTHAMRLLDGLEVTAREKRLKVARAILYVAQGTFGECSSEAEVQSWMRYNIFLLLEVGTFNALVELLNMEIDNSAACSSAVRKPAISLADSTDLRVLLNIMYLIVETVHQECEGDKAEWRTMRQTFRAELGSPLYNNEPFAIMLFGMVTKFCSGHAPHFPMKKVLLLLWKTVLCTLGGFEELQSMKAEKRSILGLPPLPEDSIKVIRNMRAASPPASASDLIEQQQKRGRREHKALIKQDNLDAFNERDPYKADDSREEEEENDDDNSLEGETFPLERDEVMPPPLQHPQTDRLTCPKGLPWAPKVREKDIEVFLESSRSKFIGYTLGSDTNTVVGLPRPIHESIKTLKQHKYTSIAEVQAQMEEEYLRSPLSGGEEEVEQVPAETLYQGLLPSLPQYMIALLKILLAAAPTSKAKTDSINILADVLPEEMPTTVLQSMKLGVDVNRHKEVIVKAISAVLLLLLKHFKLNHVYQFEYMAQHLVFANCIPLILKFFNQNIMSYITAKNSISVLDYPHCVVHELPELTAESLEAGDSNQFCWRNLFSCINLLRILNKLTKWKHSRTMMLVVFKSAPILKRALKVKQAMMQLYVLKLLKVQTKYLGRQWRKSNMKTMSAIYQKVRHRLNDDWAYGNDLDARPWDFQAEECALRANIERFNARRYDRAHSNPDFLPVDNCLQSVLGQRVDLPEDFQMNYDLWLEREVFSKPISWEELLQ, from the exons ATGGAGCCGGCAGCCGGCAGTCCGGGCCCACTGATCGTGAACAACAAGCAGCCCCAGCCTCCGCCACCTCCGCCGCCGGCAACCGCACAGCCTCCACCTGGGGGACCGCGGGCCGGCGCGGGCCTCCTGCCCGGGGGCAAAGCCCGCGAGTTCAACCGCAACCAGCGCAAAGACTCGGAG GGCTATTCAGAGTCGCCAGACCTGGAGTTTGAGTATGCTGACACGGACAAGTGGGCTGCAGAGCTTTCGG AGCTTTACAGCTACACGGAAGGGCCAGAATTCCTGATGAATCGAAAATGCTTTGAGGAGGACTTCCGGATCCATG TGACAGACAGGAAGTGGACTGAGCTGGACACCAACCAGCACCGGACCCATGCCATGAGGCTCCTGGATGGCTTGGAAGTCACTGCCAGGGAGAAGAGACTCAAGGTGGCTCGAGCAATTCTCTACGTTGCTCAAG GCACGTTTGGGGAGTGCAGCTCCGAGGCAGAGGTGCAGTCCTGGATGCGCTACAACATCTTTCTTCTCCTGGAGGTGGGCACGTTCAATGCTTTGGTGGAGCTTCTGAACATGGAAATAGA CAACAGTGCCGCCTGCAGCAGTGCTGTGAGGAAGCCCGCCATCTCCCTGGCTGACAGCACAGACCTGAG GGTCCTGCTCAACATCATGTACCTGATAGTGGAGACTGTTCACCAGGAGTGTGAGGGTGACAAGGCTGAGTGGAGGACCATGCGACAGACCTTCAGAGCCGAGCTGG GCTCCCCGCTGTACAACAATGAGCCATTTGCCATCATGCTGTTTGGGATGGTGACCAAATTTTGCAGCGGTCACGCCCCTCACTTCCCCATGAAGAAAGTTCTCTTGCTGCTCTGGAAGACTGTATTG TGCACGCTGGGTGGCTTTGAGGAGCTGCAGAGCATGAAGGCTGAGAAGCGCAGCATTCTGGGTCTCCCCCCACTTCCTGAGGACAGCATCAAAGTGATTCGCAACATGAGGGCCGCCTCTCCACCAGCATCTGCTTCAGACTTGATTGAGCAGCAGCAGAAACGAGGCCGCCGAGAGCACAAG GCTCTGATAAAGCAGGACAACCTAGATGCCTTCAACGAGCGGGATCCCTACAAGGCTGATGATTCtcgagaagaggaagaggagaatgatgATGACAACAGTCTGGAGGGGGAGACGTTCCCCCTGGAACGGGATGAAGTGATGCCTCCCCCACTACAGCACCCGCAGACTGACAGGCTGACCTGCCCCAAAGGGCTACCGTGGGCTCCCAAGGTCAG AGAGAAAGACATTGAGGTGTTCCTCGAGTCCAGCCGCAGCAAATTTATAGGTTACACTCTCGGCAG TGACACGAACACAGTGGTGGGGCTGCCCAGGCCAATCCACGAAAGCATCAAGACTCTGAAACAG CACAAGTACACATCAATTGCAGAGGTCCAGGCGCAGATGGAGGAGGAGTACCTCCGCTCCCCTCTCTCAGGG ggagaagaagaagTTGAGCAAGTCCCTGCAGAAACCCTCTACCAAGGCTTGCTCCCCAGCTTGCCTCAGTATATG ATTGCCCTGCTGAAGATCCTGTTGGCTGCAGCACCCACctcaaaagccaaaacagactcAATCAACATCCTAGCAGATGTCCTGCCTGAGGAGATGCC CACCACAGTGTTGCAGAGCATGAAGCTGGGGGTGGACGTGAACCGCCACAAAGAGGTCATTGTTAAGGCCATTTCTGCcgtcctgctgctgctgctcaaaCACTTCAAGTTGAACCATGTCTACCAG TTTGAATACATGGCCCAGCACCTGGTGTTTGCCAACTGCATTCCTTTGATCCTAAAGTTCTTCAATCAAAACATCATGTCCTACATCACCGCCAAGAACAG CATTTCTGTCCTGGATTACCCTCACTGCGTGGTGCATGAGCTCCCAGAGCTGACTGCAGAGAGTCTG GAAGCAGGCGACAGTAACCAGTTTTGCTGGAGGAACCTCTTTTCCTGTATCAATCTGCTTCGGATCTTGAACAAACTGACAAAGTGGAAGCATTCAAGGACAATG ATGCTGGTGGTGTTCAAGtcagcccccatcctgaagcgGGCCCTCAAGGTGAAACAAGCCATGATGCAGCTCTATGTGCTGAAGTTGCTCAAGGTGCAGACCAAATACTTGGGGCGGCAGTGGCGAAAGAGCAACATGAAGACCATGTCTGCCATCTACCAGAAGGTGCGGCATCGGCTGAACGACGACTGGGCATACGGCAATG ATCTTGATGCCCGGCCTTGGGACTTCCAGGCAGAGGAGTGTGCCCTCCGTGCCAACATTGAACGCTTCAATGCCCGGCGCTATGACCGGGCCCACAGCAACCCTGACTTCCTGCCAGTGGACAACTGCCTGCAGAGTGTCCTGGGCCAACGGGTGGACCTCCCTGAGGACTTTCAGATGAACTATGACTTGTGGTTAGAAAGGGAGGTCTTCTCCAAGCCCATTTCCTGGGAAGAGCTGCTGCAGTGA